The DNA window TAAGATGTATTTCATCTGTTTATGTTAAAACTTATTGTACTTATTGAAAAATTTCCATAATTGTAAATTCACACTCTTTGGATTGATGTTTATTAATTAGGGGTACAAGCCTTCTGAAATGTTCTGTCTGGCAATGTCTGTCCAATGCCTCATGATCCGGCCATTCTTCTATGAAGATAAAGTGAGTTTTATCATCCTGATCTATATAAAGATTATATTCAATTCAATACAATCCTTTTCCAATTTAGTCTTAGCAATTAATTCTGTATAAAGAGGTTTTACAATATCTAAATATTCTTCCTTTATAAAATCCTCGGCTATAACTTTTATCATTGTCTGAACTACTATTTACAAATTCTAATTTTTTCCTACAAATATACAGCATGAGGCAGGCAAATGAGTAAATATATTCTTTGCTTTTATGTATAATAAAGTTGTTAGCTTTTTAGAAACAAAAAATCTTCAAGGGGGCCAGTTTGGATTGGCGAGATAGGGTCATTTTTAACTGTTTTCTTCATTTATCCCCTCATTTTTTTCATTTCCAATTCTATTTTCTGATTTGTAACATTTGCATAAATCATTGTAGTTCTGATGTTCGTGTGCCCAAGGATTTTACTTACAGACTCCAACGATACGCCTTTGTTCAGTGCCAGCGTGGCAAATGTGTGTCTTGAGCAATGAAAGCCGATGTTCTTCCGGATACCGCAGATATTTGTTATTTCTTTCAGGTATTCATTGACCCTCTGGTTACTCGATATTGAGAATATAGACTTGTCAGATGAATCCATATTGAAGTTCGGATGATATTTTTCTAATATTTTCAAAGGAACGTCTAATAATGGTATTTGTGATATGTTATGTGTTTTTTGTCTGGTGACTACAAGCCAATATTGCTTATTCCGACACTCAATATCCGATATTCTTAAGTTACAAACGTCCCTGTAAGATATGCCTGTCCAGCAACAAAATACGAAAATATCCTTCACTCTATTTAATCGCTCTGTCATAAAGGTCTTCCCGGCAATTAGGTCTACCTCATCTTCAGTAAGATAAACAGGA is part of the Dysgonomonas mossii genome and encodes:
- a CDS encoding putative quinol monooxygenase — its product is MEYNLYIDQDDKTHFIFIEEWPDHEALDRHCQTEHFRRLVPLINKHQSKECEFTIMEIFQ